In a single window of the Mesoplodon densirostris isolate mMesDen1 chromosome 18, mMesDen1 primary haplotype, whole genome shotgun sequence genome:
- the MKS1 gene encoding tectonic-like complex member MKS1 isoform X1 — MAEAVWSTDTGEAVYRSWDPVRNLRLRVHLQRITSSSYLHYQPAAQPGKDLIDLATFRPHPSTSGHRPEVDEEEEVVIGWQEKLFSQFEVDLYQNEAACQSPLDHQYRQEILKLEDLDGRKNRRIFTYTDSDRYTNLEEHCQKMTTAASEIPSFLVERMANVRRRRQDRRGMEGGILKSRIVTWEPSEEFIRNSHVINTPLQTMYIMADLGPYGKLGYKKYEHVLCTLKVDSNGVITVKPDFTGSRGPYRIETDGEKQELWKYTIDNVSSLAQPEEEEREQRVFKDLYGRRKEYLNSLVGTDFETTVPGALRLFVNGEVVSAQGYEFDNLYVHFFVELPTTSWSSPAFQQLSGITQTCATKSLGMHNVAYFSYPFTFEASFLHEDESAGALPAWPVLYCEVLSLDFWQRYRVEGYGAVVLPATPGSHTLTVPTWRPLELGPVAELRRFFIGGSLELEDLSYVRIPGTFKGERLSRFGLRTETTGSVTFRLHCLQQSRAFMESSSLRKRMRSVLDRLEGFSQQSSIHNVLEAFRRARRRMQEARESLPQDLVSPSGTMVS; from the exons ATGGCGGAGGCCGTCTGGAGCACCGACACCGGAGAGGCCGTGTATCGCTCTTGGGACCCTGTGCGCAACCTCCGCCTCCG AGTCCACCTGCAAAGAATCACATCAAGCAGCTACCTCCATTACCAGCCTGCTGCCCAGCCCGGGAAGGACCTCATAGACTTGGCCACTTTTAGGCCTCACCCATCCACCA GTGGACACCGCCCAGAGGTagatgaagaggaggaggtcGTGATTGGGTGGCAAGAGAAGCTCTTCAGCCAG TTTGAAGTAGATCTGTACCAAAATGAAGCAGCCTGTCAGAGCCCTTTGGATCATCAGTACCGCCAAGAGATTCTGAAGCTGGAGGATCTGGATGGCAGGAAGAACCGACGAATCTTTACCTACACTGACTCTGATAGATACACCAATTTGGAGGAG cactgtcAGAAAATGACCACCGCGGCCAGCGAAATACCCTCATTCTTGGTCGAGCGAATGGCAAATGTCAGGCGGCGACGGCAGGACAGGCGAGGGAT GGAGGGTGGCATCCTTAAGTCACGAATCGTCACCTGGGAACCCTCAGAAGAGTTCATCCGGAACAGCCATGTCATCAACACCCCTCTTCAGACAATGTACATCATGGCAGACCTGGGTCCCTATGGAAA GCTTGGCTATAAGAAGTATGAACATGTCCTCTGTACTCTGAAGGTGGACAGTAATGGTGTGATCACAGTAAAACCTGACTTCACTGGCTCCAGAGGACCCTACAg AATCGAGACAGATGGGGAGAAGCAGGAGCTGTGGAAGTATACGATAGACAACGTGTCCTCCCTTGCACAGCCTGAGGAGGAGGAGCGGGAACAGCGTGTGTTCAAGGAC CTCTATGGCCGGCGCAAGGAGTATCTCAACAGCCTTGTGGGCACTGACTTTGAGACG ACGGTACCAGGTGCCCTCCGGCTCTTTGTAAATGGAGAGGTAG TTTCAGCTCAAGGCTATGAGTTTGACAATCTTTACGTCCACTTCTTCGTGGAACTGCCAACTACTA GCTGGTCAAGCCCAGCGTTCCAGCAGCTCTCAGGAATAACACAGACCTGTGCCACCAAGTCCCTGGGAATG CATAATGTGGCTTACTTCTCCTACCCGTTCACGTTTGAGGCCTCCTTCCTCCACGAGGATGAATCTGCCG GTGCTCTCCCGGCATGGCCTGTGCTCTACTGCGAGGTCCTCTCGCTGGACTTCTGGCAGAGGTACCGCGTGGAAGGCTACGGGGCTGTGGTGCTGCCTGCCACCCCAG GCTCACACACGCTGACAGTCCCCACATGGAGGCCCCTGGAGCTGGGCCCGGTGGCTGAGCTCAGGAGGTTTTTCATTGGTGGCTCTCTGGAACTGGAGGACCTCTCCTACGTGCGGATACCAGGAACCTTCAAG GGGGAGCGTCTGAGCCGCTTTGGACTCCGCACAGAGACCACGGGCAGCGTCACCTTCCGCCTGCACTGTCTGCAGCAGTCCAG GGCCTTCATGGAGTCAAGCTCTCTCCGGAAGAGGATGAGGAGCGTGTTGGACCGTCTGGAGGGATTCAGCCAGCAAAGTTCCATTCACAATGTGCTAG AAGCCTTCCGTCGAGCCCGGCGCCGCATGCAGGAGGCCCGAGAAAGCCTTCCCCAGGACCTCGTGAGCCCCTCGGGAACCATGGTCTCCTAG
- the MKS1 gene encoding tectonic-like complex member MKS1 isoform X2: protein MAGRTDESLPTLTLIDTPIWRREGGILKSRIVTWEPSEEFIRNSHVINTPLQTMYIMADLGPYGKLGYKKYEHVLCTLKVDSNGVITVKPDFTGSRGPYRIETDGEKQELWKYTIDNVSSLAQPEEEEREQRVFKDLYGRRKEYLNSLVGTDFETTVPGALRLFVNGEVVSAQGYEFDNLYVHFFVELPTTSWSSPAFQQLSGITQTCATKSLGMHNVAYFSYPFTFEASFLHEDESAGALPAWPVLYCEVLSLDFWQRYRVEGYGAVVLPATPGSHTLTVPTWRPLELGPVAELRRFFIGGSLELEDLSYVRIPGTFKGERLSRFGLRTETTGSVTFRLHCLQQSRAFMESSSLRKRMRSVLDRLEGFSQQSSIHNVLEAFRRARRRMQEARESLPQDLVSPSGTMVS, encoded by the exons ATGGCAGGAAGAACCGACGAATCTTTACCTACACTGACTCTGATAGATACACCAATTTGGAGGAG GGAGGGTGGCATCCTTAAGTCACGAATCGTCACCTGGGAACCCTCAGAAGAGTTCATCCGGAACAGCCATGTCATCAACACCCCTCTTCAGACAATGTACATCATGGCAGACCTGGGTCCCTATGGAAA GCTTGGCTATAAGAAGTATGAACATGTCCTCTGTACTCTGAAGGTGGACAGTAATGGTGTGATCACAGTAAAACCTGACTTCACTGGCTCCAGAGGACCCTACAg AATCGAGACAGATGGGGAGAAGCAGGAGCTGTGGAAGTATACGATAGACAACGTGTCCTCCCTTGCACAGCCTGAGGAGGAGGAGCGGGAACAGCGTGTGTTCAAGGAC CTCTATGGCCGGCGCAAGGAGTATCTCAACAGCCTTGTGGGCACTGACTTTGAGACG ACGGTACCAGGTGCCCTCCGGCTCTTTGTAAATGGAGAGGTAG TTTCAGCTCAAGGCTATGAGTTTGACAATCTTTACGTCCACTTCTTCGTGGAACTGCCAACTACTA GCTGGTCAAGCCCAGCGTTCCAGCAGCTCTCAGGAATAACACAGACCTGTGCCACCAAGTCCCTGGGAATG CATAATGTGGCTTACTTCTCCTACCCGTTCACGTTTGAGGCCTCCTTCCTCCACGAGGATGAATCTGCCG GTGCTCTCCCGGCATGGCCTGTGCTCTACTGCGAGGTCCTCTCGCTGGACTTCTGGCAGAGGTACCGCGTGGAAGGCTACGGGGCTGTGGTGCTGCCTGCCACCCCAG GCTCACACACGCTGACAGTCCCCACATGGAGGCCCCTGGAGCTGGGCCCGGTGGCTGAGCTCAGGAGGTTTTTCATTGGTGGCTCTCTGGAACTGGAGGACCTCTCCTACGTGCGGATACCAGGAACCTTCAAG GGGGAGCGTCTGAGCCGCTTTGGACTCCGCACAGAGACCACGGGCAGCGTCACCTTCCGCCTGCACTGTCTGCAGCAGTCCAG GGCCTTCATGGAGTCAAGCTCTCTCCGGAAGAGGATGAGGAGCGTGTTGGACCGTCTGGAGGGATTCAGCCAGCAAAGTTCCATTCACAATGTGCTAG AAGCCTTCCGTCGAGCCCGGCGCCGCATGCAGGAGGCCCGAGAAAGCCTTCCCCAGGACCTCGTGAGCCCCTCGGGAACCATGGTCTCCTAG